GTCCGGACCGCAAAAACGCGAGTATAAAGGCAAACGAAGGTTCTACAAACTTAAAAAGAAAGACCTATGATGAAGAAAACACGTAAATTTGGAGTGAACCCAAAAGTTTAGACAAAATTTAATATTAAATTGCTTGAGAATGAGTTCGGTATTGTACCGGGCTCATTCCGTTTAATTTAAGAGATATTCTCTTGTTGTTGTAGTAATGTATGTATTCTTCCAGCTTCTTA
The window above is part of the Clostridia bacterium genome. Proteins encoded here:
- a CDS encoding IS3 family transposase, with translation KKLEEYIHYYNNKRISLKLNGMSPVQYRTHSQAI